The nucleotide window catctttgaaaaaatacggtccaatgattccaccagcgtacaaaccacaccaaacagtgcatttttcgggatgcatgggcagttcttgaacggcttctggttgctcttcaccccaaatgcggcaattttgcttatttacgtagccattcaaccagaaatgagcctcatcgctgaacaaaacacgcgcgcgaaacacatttcgaaccgaacactgattttggtaataaaattcaatgatttgcaagcgttgctcgttagtaagtctattcatgatgaaatgtcaaagcatactgagcatctttctctttgacaccatgtctgaaatcccacgtgatctgtcaaatactaatgcatgaaaatcctaacctcaaaaaaatcacccgttaggaGCAAGCACATGTGgcattaacaaaatattatttacctgCATTCAACATAAGCGCTCACCGCCCCCCCAACGCGATGCGCCGATGAATTCCCTTCTTCGTCGTGCATTGACGGTCGCCCGTCCACCGACCCACACTCGCCTCTTGAGCTTAAATGCAAACTGCAACAGTATCTTCTGCTGTGACCGCAAGCTTTTACatgttatacacacatacacacattcactataaagaatgtgtgcgtgtgtgtgcctgTTCCTTAAACCGCTTGTTGACAGATTTAAGCTTTAAGGCTGATACATGAAATAAAAATGGTACTCTGAGGCTTCTGAGTTTCTGCCCCACATGCACATTCTAGCACCAACAATAAATCTTAACTGTGCACCCAATAGTGGATGTAATCGTAGCCGCCCCACTTTAAAAGGTTGACAGGTCTATAACTTTCATTTCCGCTGAAAactcaatatttaaattatgcgCAAAATGAAGACGAAAACTTTGGCAACCGGCGTTTTTTTCTCAATATCGTGAACTTTAAGTTCGGTCGAGATATGTTTCCACAACTTCTTAAACCCTTCAGGAAAGAAACCGTTTTTTAAAAGTCTTTAAAGTAGACCACCGTGGCGACGCTATCCTCCTCATCTGACTGAAATTTCTGACCGGCGAATGGAATATCCACAGTCCTTAGCCTGATCCTACCAGTGTAGTAACGGCGGAGCCCAAATAAGGCAGCACCGCTGGTCACCAGTTCGGCTACGCGGTCTGGGCAGAAACTTAAATGAGGTACCATGGGCTGCAGTCATCTCATTTGGCATGTCCTTTGCACCGTGGTGATTTTGGTTAAATAGCCATATGCGGGCAGAGCTTACCTGGTGACAATTCGATATGCATTGCATCACCGGGTAAGTAAGAAGGTAGTAAGGCTGCAGTTTCAGATGAGCCTCTAACACTACCGAGGTTAGCGTTTCCATTCCACACTGAGCTTTGTATTCTCTCGGCgttgatcaacgcattgatttgattcACAGTGCTTTAAACACGGGGCTAAAGTTGTTGTCGCCAAGAAGACGTACCATTCAAAGCCCTTAAAGTCAATAAGGTTTTGAATGTCGGcctttattcaataaatttcataaacatctgttgtttttaatatgtttcGTTCGCTTTTTATCTACACGgacatttattttatcttactatcacattttcaaataattcaaagaacatatatatagatacatcCGATCCGATCCGATGTAGTCGCATCAAAAAGTTGCTCGTTTTCCAAAGACCTCACTGCAAACGCTGAAAGAGATAAGTGAATAGAGAAAACCGGTTAGGGGCATGAACACTATGTTGCAAAATAAAGGTTTTCGAAATGCACGCGAAAGCGAATTTTGGCTGCCAAATTGGCCAAGCTAACAGGGTTAGATTCAGCATGAAGAAATTGGGATTTATTAGTGACTGTTATAAATGACAGTGATAACAAAACAGATCTCGATTCAGACGCAGCCGAACTTCAAATACTCTCGCAACTTTTATCAATTGAAAGGGTGTGAAATAATTACAGATTGTGGCGTGTTCTTTTGCAGCTCGGTTGTAAGCACTGAGTTGTTTAGATTCGTGCAAATGACCGATATCcacactaatacatacataaatggcAAACTTATTAATTTTCCGCATCTACTgatattttcacacacacatacacatatatatagcgaatataaaataaaaagagcaACAAAGCAAGAGAAAGATAACTGTCTAAATGAGGGTTTAGTGATATTAATACCGGGAGGATTAGCTGTTAATCTGTAGTCGCAGaaaaaaactgttcaaattttcaaaatcagttAATTATGTAACCACACTTaggtaaataaacataaatacaagTGTGTTCGTGTGTTCTCAGTTTCACGAGGATTGTCAAAGCTACAAAAGGCGAGAATTTCAAGGAGCGAAATCCAAAATTACTTATTCGTACTTTCCCGCGACTGCAGATTTTCGCTAAATCACGACGTTAACGACTGGGTGAGTATTTGCTTGCTTTTGTTGGTATGTTTAGGTAAGTGAGTTAATGTGAAACGCTTAAAATCACAGCTTTCAAGGGAAAAACCCGCTAGGTGTAAGTACAAGGCAAGAGTTGCCGCTCTTCAGTAGTCCTCGTATCAACGCCAAGTCATCGGGTGTGAGAGACCATCCACTTAGCTGGCCCACCGACTGCAATTCCGGACAGCGGTCCATCAGTATCTGCACGAAAAGCCACAATTAACAGAAATACAAAGGCATAAGTACGGCCACCGGCATGCAGATATGAATACCTCAATGGATTGCACGGTCAAGTTAGGCGCCAACGTGAACCAGACATCCTCCAATGCATAGAAATCGTGCTCCACGAAAATACTGAAAcgttaatacatatgtatgtatgaatacgGATTAATAAACTCGAAATATGTGGCAATACTATTATACATTTGAtttcaaaactcaaaaaaaGTCTGACTAAATGACTGAGGCCCACCCAAAAATAGTATACAAGGAAACTAACGGTTAAAGAGATATTCAAATCAAACACGCAAATTGTATACacagcatacatttaggcgtttTTTTAAAActcgaaaaacaataaaataaaattttaaaacctgACTTCAGCTCGCCTGAATAACTACGGAGCTACTCCAAAATATTATGATTACACTTACGAGTTATTATGCTTACTTAATGATATCTTCATCGGTGAAATTGATGCTGTCCACGGCCAACCGTTTCAACTGCCTGCAACTGCAGATGAGCATCTTCAGTGAAGTGTTGGNNNNNNNNNNNNNNNNNNNNNNNNNNNNNNNNNNNNNNNNNNNNNNNNNNNNNNNNNNNNNNNNNNNNNNNNNNNNNNNNNNNNNNNNNNNNNNNNNNNNNNNNNNNNNNNNNNNNNNNNNNNNNNNNNNNNNNNNNNNNNNNNNNNNNNNNNNNNNNNNNNNNNNNNNNNNNNNNNNNNNNNNNNNNNNNNNNNNNNNNNNNNNNNNNNNNNNNNNNNNNNNNNNNNNNNNNNNNNNNNNNNNNNNNNNNNNNNNNNNNNNNNNNNNNNNNNNNNNNNNNNNNNNNNNNNNNNNNNNNNNNNNNNNN belongs to Bactrocera dorsalis isolate Fly_Bdor chromosome 1, ASM2337382v1, whole genome shotgun sequence and includes:
- the LOC105229250 gene encoding uncharacterized protein LOC105229250, yielding MLICSCRQLKRLAVDSINFTDEDIINIFVEHDFYALEDVWFTLAPNLTVQSIEILMDRCPELQSVGQLSGWSLTPDDLALIRGLLKSGNSCLRLQ